From a single Micromonospora carbonacea genomic region:
- a CDS encoding DUF3073 domain-containing protein, whose product MGRGRAKAKQTKVARELKYHSPNTDLTALQRELAGAGKSNHDFDDDYKEYVDDDEDHADEDPDPWVRPTR is encoded by the coding sequence ATGGGGCGCGGCCGTGCTAAGGCCAAGCAGACGAAGGTGGCCCGGGAGTTGAAGTACCACTCCCCGAACACCGACCTCACCGCCTTGCAGCGCGAACTGGCGGGTGCTGGTAAGTCGAACCACGACTTCGACGACGACTACAAAGAGTATGTCGACGACGACGAGGATCACGCGGACGAGGACCCGGACCCCTGGGTCCGTCCGACCCGTTGA
- the amcA gene encoding multiple cyclophane-containing RiPP AmcA, whose amino-acid sequence MPENTGHRRSERVGGATEGPVVDRVRDAADGLAALLQEAEDARRLRSEATGGEGAGAVCAWNHFENIPTFYNWNNRPR is encoded by the coding sequence ATGCCCGAGAACACCGGACACCGGCGGTCTGAGCGCGTCGGAGGGGCCACGGAGGGCCCGGTCGTCGACCGGGTGCGGGATGCCGCCGACGGGCTCGCCGCGCTGCTCCAGGAGGCGGAGGACGCGCGCCGGCTGCGGTCGGAGGCGACGGGTGGAGAGGGCGCGGGCGCAGTGTGCGCCTGGAACCACTTCGAGAACATCCCGACGTTCTACAACTGGAACAACCGGCCCCGCTGA
- the amcB gene encoding cyclophane-forming radical SAM peptide maturase AmcB yields the protein MRGISPVPSYVVMQPTTLCNLDCAYCYLPMRAADRRMPVPVAEAVAASVNRWAEADRFSVVWHGGEPLAAGREHLAALIAPFGPEVEHHVQTNATLIDDAWCEFLAAHRVRVSVSVDGPRGRNGDRVTRAGRPAYDRIMRGVAALRRHGLPFSALAVVNDPDPGRAAELYDYFLGLGCEVLGVNIEETEGVNTRSNAHEAARVRAFWAELVAAWRRDPRIHLREVEWSLRYAAAVLDGSVDGLLPRRLDPIPTVGHDGSVVVLSPELAGFSDPRYGDFSSGNVLTTPLAEIVAGAERTTGWVGEFLAGVEACRASCPYFGFCGGGHAANRYFELGRFNGTETEHCRNSKIRLLEGVLDHAREHRTPAV from the coding sequence ATGCGGGGAATCTCCCCGGTCCCGTCGTACGTCGTGATGCAGCCGACGACCCTGTGCAACCTCGACTGCGCATACTGCTACCTCCCGATGCGGGCGGCCGACCGGCGGATGCCGGTCCCGGTCGCCGAGGCGGTGGCGGCCTCGGTGAACCGCTGGGCAGAGGCCGACCGCTTCTCGGTGGTGTGGCACGGCGGGGAGCCCCTGGCCGCCGGCCGGGAGCACCTGGCCGCGCTGATCGCCCCGTTCGGCCCGGAGGTCGAACACCACGTGCAGACCAACGCGACCCTCATCGACGACGCCTGGTGCGAGTTCCTCGCCGCGCACCGGGTGCGGGTCAGCGTGAGCGTGGACGGGCCACGCGGGCGCAACGGCGACCGGGTCACCCGGGCCGGCCGGCCGGCGTACGACCGGATCATGCGCGGGGTGGCGGCGCTGCGCCGGCACGGGCTGCCCTTCTCGGCCCTGGCCGTCGTCAACGACCCGGATCCGGGCCGGGCCGCCGAGCTGTACGACTACTTCCTCGGCCTGGGCTGCGAGGTGCTGGGCGTCAACATCGAGGAGACGGAGGGGGTCAACACCCGGAGCAACGCCCACGAGGCGGCCCGGGTGCGCGCGTTCTGGGCGGAGCTGGTGGCCGCCTGGCGGCGGGACCCCCGCATCCACCTGCGCGAGGTGGAGTGGTCGCTGCGGTACGCGGCGGCGGTCCTCGACGGCAGCGTCGACGGGCTGTTGCCCCGGCGGCTGGACCCGATCCCCACGGTCGGCCACGACGGCTCCGTGGTCGTGCTCTCCCCGGAGCTGGCCGGCTTCTCCGACCCCCGCTACGGCGACTTCAGCAGCGGCAACGTGCTGACGACCCCGCTGGCCGAGATCGTGGCCGGCGCGGAGCGGACGACCGGCTGGGTGGGTGAGTTCCTGGCCGGCGTGGAGGCGTGCCGGGCGTCCTGCCCGTACTTCGGGTTCTGCGGGGGCGGGCACGCCGCCAACCGTTACTTCGAGCTGGGGCGTTTCAACGGTACGGAGACCGAGCACTGCCGTAACAGCAAGATCCGCTTACTGGAGGGAGTGTTGGACCATGCCCGAGAACACCGGACACCGGCGGTCTGA
- the purM gene encoding phosphoribosylformylglycinamidine cyclo-ligase — translation MTHVSERSGTGSSPTGAGGDRQPWTAGNGRPARKRSVSYADAGVSIEAGDRAVELLKSKVKQTRRPEVMGDLGGFAGLFRLDTKKYKNPILASSTDGVGTKLVIAQQLDIHDTIGIDLVAMVVDDLVACGAEPLFLLDYIACGEVVPDKVAEIGAGIADGCRYAGCALLGGETAEHPGVLRPDEYDVSATGVGVVEESEILNPERVETGDVVIAMRSSGLHSNGYSLVRHVLLGAGRMRLDVVIEDFGRQRTLGEELLTPTKIYAQDCLKLIAEAEVRSIAHVTGGGIPGNLVRILPENVDAVVNRSTWKPQPIFDLIQSKGRIEDHEMESTFNMGVGMFAIVSAEDADRALATLTGRGVDAWQAGEIIEGTGKVQMVGQHTRG, via the coding sequence GTGACGCACGTTTCCGAGCGCAGCGGCACAGGAAGCAGCCCGACCGGCGCTGGCGGCGACCGCCAGCCCTGGACGGCCGGCAACGGCCGCCCGGCGCGCAAACGCTCGGTCTCGTACGCGGACGCCGGCGTCTCGATCGAGGCGGGCGACCGCGCGGTCGAGCTGCTCAAGTCCAAGGTCAAGCAGACCCGTCGCCCGGAGGTCATGGGCGACCTGGGCGGCTTCGCCGGCCTGTTCCGGCTGGACACGAAGAAATACAAGAACCCGATCCTGGCGTCCTCCACGGACGGGGTGGGCACCAAGCTGGTGATCGCGCAGCAGCTCGACATCCACGACACGATCGGCATCGACCTGGTCGCCATGGTCGTCGACGACCTGGTGGCCTGCGGGGCCGAGCCGCTGTTCCTGCTCGACTACATCGCCTGCGGCGAGGTCGTCCCCGACAAGGTGGCCGAGATCGGCGCGGGCATCGCCGACGGCTGCCGCTACGCGGGCTGCGCGCTGCTCGGCGGCGAGACGGCCGAGCACCCCGGCGTGCTGCGCCCGGACGAGTACGACGTCTCCGCCACGGGCGTCGGCGTGGTGGAGGAGAGCGAGATCCTCAACCCGGAGCGGGTGGAGACCGGTGACGTGGTCATCGCGATGCGCTCGTCGGGCCTGCACTCCAACGGCTACTCGCTGGTGCGGCACGTGCTGCTGGGCGCGGGCCGGATGCGCCTGGACGTCGTGATCGAGGACTTCGGCCGGCAGCGCACCCTCGGCGAGGAGCTGCTCACCCCGACCAAGATCTACGCCCAGGACTGCCTCAAGCTGATCGCCGAGGCCGAGGTGCGGTCGATCGCGCACGTCACCGGTGGCGGCATCCCGGGCAACCTGGTGCGCATCCTGCCGGAGAACGTCGACGCGGTGGTCAACCGCTCCACGTGGAAGCCGCAGCCCATCTTCGACCTGATCCAGTCCAAGGGCCGGATCGAGGACCACGAGATGGAGTCGACGTTCAACATGGGCGTCGGCATGTTCGCGATCGTCTCCGCCGAGGACGCCGACCGGGCGCTGGCCACGCTGACCGGGCGGGGCGTGGACGCCTGGCAGGCCGGCGAGATCATCGAGGGCACGGGCAAGGTGCAGATGGTCGGCCAGCACACTCGGGGTTAA
- the purF gene encoding amidophosphoribosyltransferase → MPRGDGRLSHDLDPQRPGPQDACGVFGVWAPGEEVANLTYFGLYALQHRGQEAAGIAVSDGSGVVVYKDLGLVAQVFDEPTLASLRGHLAIGHARYSTTGGSTWENAQPTIRSTSAGTTIALAHNGNLVNTAELQREVAERGLAADGSTNDTSLVTMLLASRPDLSVEAAALEVLPQLRGAFSFVFMDESTLYAARDPHGVRPLVLGRLERGWVVASETAALDIVGASVVREVEPGELIAIDENGLRSARFAAPEPKGCLFEYVYIARPDATIAGRNVHAARVQIGRQLAKEHPVEADLVIPVPESGTPAAIGYAEESGITYGAGLMKNPYVGRTFIQPSQTLRQLGIRLKLNPLRENVRGKRLVVVDDSIVRGNTQRAIVRMLREAGALEVHVRISSPPVNWPCFYGIDFATRAELLANGLDNEGIRRSIGADTLGYVSLPGLIAATEQPKTRLCRACFDGEYPIELPAGNLIGKHVLEGVGRRVADAPDAPGHAVPPLVATSGGATVHRQ, encoded by the coding sequence GTGCCCCGAGGCGACGGCCGGCTGAGCCACGATCTCGATCCCCAACGACCCGGCCCCCAGGACGCCTGCGGCGTCTTCGGCGTCTGGGCGCCCGGGGAAGAGGTCGCCAACCTCACCTACTTCGGGCTCTACGCCCTCCAGCACCGTGGCCAGGAGGCCGCCGGGATCGCCGTCAGCGACGGCTCCGGTGTGGTGGTCTACAAGGACCTCGGCCTGGTGGCCCAGGTCTTCGACGAGCCGACCCTGGCGAGCCTGCGCGGGCACCTCGCGATCGGGCACGCGCGCTACTCGACGACGGGCGGCTCGACCTGGGAGAACGCCCAGCCGACCATCCGGTCCACCAGCGCGGGCACCACCATCGCGCTGGCGCACAACGGCAACCTGGTCAACACCGCCGAGTTGCAGCGTGAGGTGGCCGAGCGGGGCCTGGCCGCAGACGGCTCGACCAACGACACCTCGCTGGTCACGATGCTGCTGGCCAGCCGTCCGGATCTCTCGGTCGAGGCCGCCGCGCTGGAGGTGCTGCCCCAGCTGCGCGGGGCGTTCAGCTTCGTCTTCATGGACGAGTCGACGCTCTACGCGGCCCGCGACCCGCACGGCGTGCGCCCGCTGGTCCTCGGCCGGCTGGAGCGCGGCTGGGTGGTGGCGAGCGAGACCGCCGCGCTCGACATCGTGGGCGCGAGCGTCGTCCGCGAGGTGGAGCCGGGCGAGTTGATCGCCATCGACGAGAACGGCCTGCGCTCGGCCCGGTTCGCCGCGCCCGAGCCGAAGGGCTGCCTCTTCGAGTACGTCTACATCGCCCGCCCGGACGCCACCATCGCCGGGCGCAACGTGCACGCCGCCCGGGTGCAGATCGGCCGCCAGCTCGCCAAGGAGCACCCGGTCGAGGCCGACCTGGTCATCCCGGTGCCGGAGTCCGGCACCCCGGCCGCCATCGGCTACGCCGAGGAGTCCGGCATCACCTACGGCGCCGGCCTGATGAAGAACCCCTACGTCGGCCGGACGTTCATCCAGCCGTCGCAGACCCTGCGCCAGCTCGGCATCCGGCTGAAGCTCAACCCGCTGCGGGAGAACGTGCGGGGCAAGCGGCTGGTGGTGGTCGACGACTCGATCGTGCGCGGCAACACCCAGCGGGCGATCGTGCGGATGCTGCGCGAGGCGGGCGCGCTGGAGGTCCACGTGCGGATCTCCTCCCCGCCGGTCAACTGGCCGTGTTTCTACGGCATCGACTTCGCCACCCGGGCCGAGCTGTTGGCCAACGGACTGGACAACGAGGGCATCCGGCGGTCCATCGGCGCCGACACGCTGGGCTATGTTTCGCTTCCCGGCCTCATCGCCGCGACCGAGCAGCCGAAGACCCGGCTCTGCCGGGCCTGCTTCGACGGGGAATACCCGATCGAGCTGCCGGCCGGGAACCTGATCGGCAAGCACGTGCTCGAAGGGGTGGGACGCCGGGTCGCCGATGCCCCGGACGCCCCCGGGCACGCCGTCCCACCGCTCGTCGCCACTTCGGGCGGCGCGACCGTACACCGCCAGTAG
- a CDS encoding sterol carrier family protein has protein sequence MSSPHIKSAAVAEALAALDEGRTPERLVFREAVRALLTALAERAPGRSVEVRVPPYGAVQCIPGPRHTRGTPPNVVELDPTTWLELATGRRSWADAVTEGRVRVSGVRADLSAHLPLHLGE, from the coding sequence GTGTCCTCTCCGCACATTAAGTCCGCAGCGGTCGCCGAGGCGCTCGCCGCGCTCGACGAGGGTCGCACCCCCGAACGGCTGGTGTTCCGGGAGGCGGTCCGGGCCCTGTTGACCGCCCTCGCGGAGCGTGCCCCCGGCCGATCGGTGGAGGTGCGTGTCCCACCTTACGGTGCAGTTCAGTGCATTCCCGGTCCCCGACACACCCGGGGGACCCCGCCGAACGTCGTCGAGCTGGATCCGACCACCTGGCTGGAGCTGGCGACGGGCCGGCGGAGCTGGGCGGACGCGGTCACCGAGGGTCGCGTGCGGGTCAGCGGGGTCCGCGCCGACCTCTCCGCGCACCTTCCGCTCCACCTGGGCGAATAG
- a CDS encoding carboxypeptidase-like regulatory domain-containing protein → MSTHRRAWQQRAGVVVALAIGALLTVPATPALAAGVTVTPGSINLNAGSDATVSVKVTPSDDDASAQISLTGLPAGVSCTGGCGQISFNGQAPRTQLLTIKASDSAPDAGGINVTVQVQPDKSDSTTGSFQLNVKGKAAPTTPAQTQTVKSVSGKVVAAANGEAVPNAVVMLQDSTGAKFETTSDGSGNFRFTGSTDKPIVPGRLSIGAIQGEVRVTKSFTASAGQSISGQRLSLAIKVEVSPSPSPSASEEPLPSDEATDDAVEEPTEAAPGAANNAASTEEDSGMSWLLILLGGLFVAVGVGTIVLLWMKRRENGDDVDDAPKGAAAAGAVPAARGAYGGTDDQTRVVNRVGAGPDPTMVGGTSLSDAPTMMHRPVVDDVPPDPYGAPPAPYGAGGQQQGGWGGGGYGDEPQTGGYGAAGGYGAAPASGGGYGNPGGGYGADAPASGGGYGTAPASGSGYGNAGGGYGAEAPASGGGYGTAPASGSGYGSASASGGYGSAPASGGGYGSAPASGGGYGSAPASGGGYGNAGGGYGAEAPTSSGGGYGNRDYGAPAPAGGYPGQGGGGYGGERYDEPTGRYTGDTGSSYPPPAADPYPTSTYQPEQGHGGYGQPEPPQYGGRGGGEPTGGYGAAEPTGGYGGGGYGQHSQQGGGYDAGQQQGGYDQRGGYGSEGYGQQGGYGQQGGYGQEPPHQRGGYDDRGYEQPGGYDQQQPGGYYGDQNQQPGRARPDGPPQQQDRGGRRLDWLDD, encoded by the coding sequence GTGTCAACACACCGACGTGCCTGGCAGCAGCGGGCGGGTGTGGTCGTGGCGCTGGCAATCGGCGCCCTGCTCACCGTCCCCGCCACACCGGCCTTGGCCGCCGGGGTCACGGTCACGCCCGGCTCGATCAACCTGAACGCGGGCAGCGACGCCACCGTGAGCGTCAAGGTGACGCCCAGCGACGACGACGCGAGCGCCCAGATCAGCCTCACCGGGCTGCCGGCCGGCGTGAGCTGCACGGGCGGCTGCGGCCAGATCAGCTTCAACGGCCAGGCCCCGAGAACTCAGCTCCTGACGATCAAGGCCAGCGACAGCGCGCCGGACGCCGGCGGGATCAACGTGACGGTCCAGGTCCAACCCGACAAGTCGGACTCCACCACCGGCAGCTTCCAGCTCAACGTCAAGGGCAAGGCCGCGCCGACCACCCCCGCCCAGACGCAGACCGTCAAGTCGGTCTCCGGCAAGGTGGTCGCGGCGGCCAACGGCGAGGCGGTGCCGAACGCCGTCGTGATGCTCCAGGACAGCACCGGGGCGAAGTTCGAGACCACCAGCGACGGCAGCGGCAACTTCCGCTTCACCGGCAGCACCGACAAGCCCATCGTTCCCGGGCGGCTCAGCATCGGCGCGATCCAGGGCGAGGTCCGCGTCACGAAGTCCTTCACCGCCAGCGCCGGGCAGAGCATCAGCGGGCAGCGGCTCAGCCTCGCGATCAAGGTCGAGGTGAGCCCGAGCCCCAGCCCGTCGGCCAGCGAGGAGCCGCTGCCCTCCGACGAGGCCACCGACGACGCCGTCGAGGAGCCGACGGAGGCCGCCCCCGGCGCCGCGAACAACGCCGCCTCGACCGAGGAGGACAGCGGCATGTCGTGGCTGCTCATCCTGCTCGGCGGCCTGTTCGTGGCGGTCGGCGTCGGCACCATCGTGCTGCTCTGGATGAAGCGCCGGGAGAACGGCGACGACGTCGACGACGCCCCGAAGGGCGCCGCCGCGGCCGGCGCGGTCCCGGCCGCCCGGGGGGCGTACGGCGGGACGGACGACCAGACCCGGGTGGTGAACCGGGTCGGCGCCGGGCCCGACCCGACGATGGTCGGCGGCACCTCGCTCAGCGACGCCCCGACGATGATGCACCGGCCGGTCGTCGACGACGTCCCGCCGGACCCCTACGGCGCTCCGCCGGCCCCGTACGGCGCGGGCGGCCAGCAGCAGGGCGGCTGGGGCGGCGGCGGGTACGGCGACGAGCCCCAGACCGGCGGCTACGGCGCGGCCGGCGGGTACGGCGCCGCGCCGGCCTCCGGCGGCGGCTACGGCAACCCCGGTGGCGGCTATGGTGCCGACGCGCCCGCCTCGGGCGGCGGCTACGGCACTGCCCCGGCCTCCGGCAGCGGCTACGGCAACGCTGGCGGCGGGTACGGCGCCGAGGCGCCCGCCTCGGGCGGCGGCTACGGCACTGCCCCGGCCTCCGGCAGCGGCTACGGCAGCGCCTCCGCTTCGGGCGGGTACGGCAGCGCGCCGGCCTCCGGCGGCGGCTACGGTTCCGCCCCGGCCTCCGGTGGCGGCTACGGCAGCGCGCCCGCCTCGGGTGGCGGCTACGGCAACGCCGGCGGCGGGTACGGTGCCGAGGCGCCGACCTCCTCCGGTGGCGGCTACGGCAACCGCGACTACGGCGCGCCCGCGCCGGCCGGCGGGTACCCCGGCCAAGGCGGTGGCGGCTACGGCGGCGAGCGCTACGACGAGCCGACCGGGCGGTACACCGGGGACACCGGTTCCTCCTACCCGCCGCCCGCGGCGGACCCGTACCCGACCAGCACCTACCAGCCGGAGCAGGGCCACGGCGGCTACGGCCAGCCGGAGCCCCCGCAGTACGGCGGCCGGGGTGGCGGCGAGCCCACCGGCGGCTACGGCGCGGCCGAGCCCACCGGCGGCTACGGCGGCGGCGGTTACGGCCAGCACAGCCAGCAGGGCGGCGGTTACGACGCCGGCCAGCAGCAGGGCGGCTACGACCAGCGTGGCGGATACGGCTCCGAGGGCTACGGCCAGCAGGGCGGGTACGGCCAACAGGGCGGCTACGGTCAGGAGCCCCCACACCAGCGTGGCGGCTACGACGACCGTGGCTACGAGCAACCCGGTGGCTACGACCAGCAGCAGCCCGGCGGCTACTACGGCGACCAGAACCAGCAGCCGGGCCGGGCCCGGCCCGACGGCCCGCCGCAGCAGCAGGACCGGGGCGGCCGTCGGCTGGACTGGCTGGACGACTGA
- a CDS encoding 2-phosphosulfolactate phosphatase — MTATVHAQPGSGARFDWGLAGAAELGRVCAVLVVVDVLSFTTAVEVAVARGMRVHPFPWGEQAAEYARRVGAVAAVGRRQATPEQPWSLSPAGLRTAPAVADLVLPSPNGSAISAAASATGLPVVAACLRNARAVGRWLTDQGYGSIDAPVGVVASGERWPDGSLRPCVEDQLGAACVLDALSGVPGGLSVEAAMALAALAATPDVPAAVRGCVSGRELVEGGFGGDVEVAVQVGVSGVVPVLRRGVFSAARL; from the coding sequence GTGACCGCGACGGTCCACGCCCAGCCCGGCTCGGGTGCCCGGTTCGACTGGGGGCTGGCCGGCGCGGCGGAACTCGGCCGGGTCTGCGCCGTCCTGGTGGTGGTGGACGTCCTCTCGTTCACCACCGCCGTGGAGGTGGCGGTCGCCCGGGGCATGCGGGTGCATCCGTTCCCCTGGGGCGAGCAGGCCGCCGAGTACGCCCGCCGGGTCGGCGCGGTCGCCGCCGTGGGCCGCCGGCAGGCGACCCCGGAACAGCCGTGGTCGCTCTCCCCGGCGGGCCTGCGCACCGCGCCGGCCGTCGCCGACCTGGTGCTGCCCTCGCCGAACGGCTCGGCGATCAGCGCCGCCGCCAGCGCCACGGGCCTGCCGGTGGTCGCGGCATGCCTGCGTAACGCCCGCGCCGTCGGGCGCTGGCTGACCGACCAGGGGTACGGCTCGATCGACGCCCCGGTCGGCGTGGTGGCCTCCGGGGAACGCTGGCCGGACGGTTCCCTGCGCCCGTGCGTGGAGGACCAGCTCGGGGCGGCATGCGTGCTCGATGCGCTCTCCGGTGTCCCCGGCGGGCTGTCGGTGGAGGCGGCGATGGCGCTGGCCGCGCTCGCCGCGACGCCGGACGTCCCGGCTGCCGTGCGCGGCTGCGTCTCCGGCCGGGAACTCGTCGAGGGCGGCTTCGGCGGGGACGTGGAGGTGGCCGTCCAGGTCGGCGTCTCGGGCGTGGTGCCTGTGTTGCGGCGGGGCGTCTTCTCCGCCGCCCGGCTCTGA
- the purL gene encoding phosphoribosylformylglycinamidine synthase subunit PurL: MTTHPDPAVRETPGGQPAVPAEPFAATVAPQAGPVDPAARPGEPVHPESSRPVPAADWAHGLDTVPRAAETPEELQPYAELGLRDDEYDRIRQILGRRPTQAELAMYSIMWSEHCSYKSSKVHLRQFGEKAPPSDRLLAGIGENAGVVQVSDELAVTFKVESHNHPSFVEPYQGAATGVGGIVRDILAMGARPVAVMDPLRFGAAEHPDTARVLPGVVAGVGGYGNCLGLPNIGGEVVFDPCYQGNPLVNALCLGVLRVDRLQKKEATGPGNVVVLMGARTGRDGIGGVSVLASATFDEGSEQRRPSVQVGDPFMEKLLIEACLELYDAELVVGIQDLGGAGLTCALTETAASAGTGMRVWLERVPLREASMEPQEILASESQERMLLVVAPDKLEAVLKTAEKWGVWATAIGEVTAPSPDGRPGRLVITWRDQLVVDVPPGSLVDDGPVYARPMREPADLILLQADRAETLPRPSTPEALRETVLRMIASPNLADKTWVTEQYDRYVLGNTVLAQPEDSGVIRIDERTGLGVALSLDGNGRYARLDPYHGTKLALAEAYRNVAVTGAKPIAVTNCLNFGSPEDPGVMWQFAEAVRGLADGCLELGIPVTGGNVSFYNQTGAAAIHPTPVVGVLGVLDDVASRVPMGFVPRTAGDHDQLFLLGETHVELSGSEWAWVTHEHLGGIPPQVDLGRERQLADLLAEAARVGHLSSAHDLSDGGLAQSLVESCLRRGVGAVIAVPEQFSGGSMPFVFLFSESAGRVLVSVPRGHEKAFTALCAERGVPWEFIGVTDPASGALEVRDQFRIGLDELSAAHSATLPRLFGGAEPAVPVVRATAAVPPAAEAPAPPVTATPTPTEPAVAAPPAPVATPAPPAVATPAADVASSPVPQAAGAPAAPAAQAAPADAETDPAPGGPAAATAAAPVADAAQPADDGSPQAWPEPQRADGAEPTDGPGFVAPDQR; encoded by the coding sequence ATGACCACCCATCCGGACCCGGCGGTACGGGAGACCCCGGGCGGCCAGCCGGCCGTCCCGGCGGAGCCCTTCGCGGCCACCGTGGCGCCGCAGGCCGGCCCGGTCGACCCGGCCGCCCGTCCCGGCGAGCCGGTCCACCCCGAGTCGTCCCGGCCCGTCCCGGCCGCCGACTGGGCGCACGGCCTGGACACCGTGCCGCGCGCCGCCGAGACCCCCGAGGAGCTCCAGCCGTACGCCGAGCTGGGCCTCCGCGACGACGAGTACGACCGGATCCGGCAGATCCTCGGCCGGCGGCCCACCCAGGCCGAGCTGGCCATGTACTCGATCATGTGGAGCGAGCACTGCTCCTACAAGTCGAGCAAGGTGCACCTGCGCCAGTTCGGCGAGAAGGCCCCGCCGAGCGACCGGCTGCTGGCCGGCATCGGCGAGAACGCCGGTGTGGTCCAGGTCTCCGACGAGCTGGCCGTGACCTTCAAGGTCGAGTCGCACAACCACCCGAGCTTCGTCGAGCCGTACCAGGGCGCGGCGACCGGCGTCGGCGGCATCGTCCGGGACATCCTCGCCATGGGCGCCCGCCCGGTCGCCGTCATGGACCCGCTGCGCTTCGGCGCGGCCGAGCACCCCGACACCGCCCGGGTGCTGCCCGGCGTGGTGGCCGGCGTCGGCGGCTACGGCAACTGCCTCGGCCTGCCCAACATCGGCGGCGAGGTCGTCTTCGACCCCTGCTACCAGGGCAACCCGCTGGTCAACGCGCTCTGCCTGGGTGTGCTGCGGGTCGACCGGCTGCAGAAGAAGGAGGCCACCGGCCCCGGCAACGTCGTGGTGCTGATGGGCGCCCGCACGGGCCGCGACGGCATCGGCGGCGTGTCGGTGCTGGCCAGCGCCACCTTCGACGAGGGCAGCGAGCAGCGCCGCCCGTCCGTGCAGGTCGGCGACCCGTTCATGGAGAAGCTGCTGATCGAGGCGTGCCTGGAGCTGTACGACGCCGAGCTGGTCGTCGGCATCCAGGACCTCGGCGGCGCGGGCCTGACCTGCGCGCTCACCGAGACGGCGGCGTCCGCCGGCACCGGCATGCGGGTCTGGCTGGAGCGGGTCCCGCTGCGCGAGGCGTCGATGGAGCCGCAGGAGATCCTGGCCAGCGAGTCCCAGGAGCGGATGCTGCTGGTCGTCGCCCCGGACAAGCTGGAGGCGGTGCTCAAGACCGCCGAGAAGTGGGGCGTCTGGGCCACCGCGATCGGCGAGGTCACCGCGCCGTCGCCGGACGGCCGGCCCGGCCGCCTGGTGATCACCTGGCGCGACCAGCTCGTCGTGGACGTCCCGCCGGGTTCGCTGGTCGACGACGGTCCGGTCTACGCCCGCCCGATGCGCGAGCCGGCCGACCTGATCCTGCTCCAGGCCGACCGCGCCGAGACGCTGCCCCGGCCGTCGACGCCGGAGGCCCTGCGCGAGACCGTGCTGCGCATGATCGCGTCGCCGAACCTCGCCGACAAGACCTGGGTCACCGAGCAGTACGACCGGTACGTGCTGGGCAACACCGTGCTCGCCCAGCCGGAGGACTCCGGTGTGATCCGCATCGACGAGCGCACCGGCCTGGGTGTCGCCCTGTCGCTGGACGGCAACGGCCGGTACGCCCGCCTCGACCCGTACCACGGCACCAAGCTGGCGCTGGCCGAGGCGTACCGGAACGTGGCCGTGACCGGCGCGAAGCCGATCGCCGTGACCAACTGCCTCAACTTCGGCTCGCCCGAGGACCCGGGCGTGATGTGGCAGTTCGCCGAGGCCGTGCGCGGCCTGGCGGACGGCTGCCTGGAGCTGGGCATCCCGGTGACCGGCGGCAACGTCAGCTTCTACAACCAGACCGGCGCGGCGGCGATCCACCCCACCCCGGTGGTGGGCGTGCTCGGCGTGCTGGACGACGTGGCCAGCCGGGTGCCGATGGGCTTCGTCCCCCGCACCGCCGGCGACCACGACCAGCTCTTCCTGCTCGGCGAGACGCACGTGGAGCTCTCCGGTTCCGAGTGGGCCTGGGTGACCCACGAGCACCTCGGCGGCATCCCGCCGCAGGTCGACCTGGGCCGCGAGCGGCAGTTGGCCGACCTGCTGGCCGAGGCGGCCCGCGTCGGGCACCTCAGCTCCGCGCACGACCTCTCCGACGGTGGTCTCGCGCAGAGCCTGGTCGAGTCCTGTCTGCGGCGCGGGGTGGGCGCGGTGATCGCGGTGCCGGAGCAGTTCTCCGGCGGCTCGATGCCGTTCGTCTTCCTGTTCAGCGAGTCGGCCGGGCGGGTCCTGGTCTCGGTGCCGCGTGGCCACGAGAAGGCGTTCACCGCCCTCTGCGCCGAGCGCGGGGTGCCGTGGGAGTTCATCGGGGTCACCGACCCGGCGAGCGGCGCGCTGGAGGTGCGCGACCAGTTCCGGATCGGCCTGGACGAGCTGTCGGCCGCGCACAGCGCCACGCTGCCCCGCCTCTTCGGCGGGGCGGAGCCGGCCGTCCCGGTCGTACGGGCCACCGCTGCGGTGCCGCCCGCCGCCGAGGCACCGGCCCCGCCGGTGACGGCGACGCCGACGCCGACGGAGCCCGCCGTGGCGGCACCGCCCGCCCCGGTGGCGACACCGGCACCGCCCGCCGTGGCGACGCCGGCCGCCGACGTGGCATCGTCGCCCGTCCCGCAGGCTGCCGGGGCACCGGCCGCGCCGGCCGCGCAGGCCGCCCCGGCCGACGCGGAGACGGACCCCGCGCCCGGCGGGCCGGCTGCCGCCACCGCGGCTGCCCCGGTCGCCGACGCGGCGCAGCCGGCCGACGACGGGTCGCCGCAGGCCTGGCCTGAGCCGCAGCGGGCCGACGGCGCTGAGCCGACCGACGGCCCCGGCTTCGTCGCGCCCGATCAGCGCTGA